In the genome of uncultured Fibrobacter sp., the window GGGTTCTTCTTGCCGATGCCGTACATCATGCTCACGCCGTAGGGGTTCTTGCCTAAAATCCAGTCGAGCTGGTTTGCTGCATACTTGTCTCCGCCATCGTGACCTTCGATTTTGTGCATCGAGTGGGTGGCGTATGCTACAGCGGCCGCAAGACTTGCGATACGGGCGTCTTCGCCTTGCCACCAGTAGCCACTCTCGTTATCGTGCGGAATAAAGAATCCTTCCTTGATCTCTCCGCCAGTCTTGTATGCCTGGCGAGCGTAACCGAACGGGTTCTCGACCTTGTCCGTAATGCTGAGTAGCCAGTCGTAGTGCTTTTTGATGGTGTCGCCGACATCCAGGGAATTGCAACGTCCTCCGGTACAGAACAGCAATCCGACTTCGGCATATCGGATGAGGGCGATGAGCGGGAGTCCCGCATCGCTCGCGTGCCAGAACGGGCGCGTCTTGTCATCGTCGCTCCAGAAATAGCCATCTTTGCTCAGACGTCCCGAGAGGCTTTCGGCGCGCTTGTCCGCGTCGAGCAAATATTTGTCTTTTCCCGTTGCCGCATACAGTTCGGTTGCCGCAAGGAGTGCCGTGTAGTCGTCGATGATATTTTCCTTGCCGTCGTCACAGTAGGCGCAGTTTCCGCCGATGCTCTGCTTTTCGGACAGGTGGGCGTAGGCTTTTTCGGCTGCTTCAAGGTATTGTTCGCTGGTGTAGTCGCCATTTACTCGGAGAGCTGCCACGCGGGCAAGGCCTGCAATTGCCATACCGCCGCCTTCGCGGAATGCCGTCTGGTAATTGCTGCTCTTTTTGCCGTCGTCGCCGCTAAAGGCACACAGGTAGCGGCTCCCCATGCCCCAGTTGTCGAACACAGTCATGTAGAAGAATCCCTGTTCGTCCAGCATGCGTACCAAGAAGTCCGCGCCGTAGGCGGCTTCTTCTGCGGTCTTTGCCTTGGTGCTTGTCGATGCCAGCAGCGTCGGAATGCGTTCTGCTGCGAATGCGAGCGACCACACCGTCAAGGGAATCTGCTGCGGGTTCAGGTAGTTTGCGTAAGAAAGGTGACTCAGGTACTTGCTCACGTCGCCGCTTGCGTCATACCAACCGCCGTGAACATCGCGCGTGACGTTGTCTTTGCCGTAAACGGGAACCTTCTGGTCCCATTCGTTAATGGGGGCCTTGTCGGCGCGATCGTTGTAGAAGTAATCCATGACCATCGCAAGGGTCTTTTGGGCGAGAGTTTTTTCACCCACATAAAACTTGTTTGATGCTGTCGGGCTGCCTGTAGCCACTTCTATGTGAAAGTGTCCCGGTTCTACGACGGGGTTGGCAGGCAAGGCTGTGGTGTATGTGGGAAGCACCTGGGTCAGGTCGATGAAATAGTATTTTCCGCTTTTAGCCCAGTTGTCCGGGTTTACGCCTTTGCCGAATTTCTCCGTTGCTACGGGAGATCCGGTCGAGCCGTCTTCGGGGTCGAACCAAAGTGTCCATTCGGTGCCTTCGAGTTCGTCGGTGCTTTGCACCACGATAGAAACCGGTTTGTCGTTGTCGTAACCGGCCTCGTTGATAAAGAATGTGTTTGAGGCAAAAGCGCACGTGGCGAGCGATGCCGTAAGGAGGGTTGGCTTGGAAAATTTTTTCATGGGGTTGAATATAATTTATGTGAGGGGAATTTCCAAACAAGTGTCAAAAAGATGTGCTTTGAATCAAAGCGAAAACGGGTTGGCTGTGTAACTTGATTTTAATTAAATACGCAAAATTTGCGTTAAATATGACTGGCAGGGTGATTGAGCCTATTCGGAAATAATCTTCTTGCTTTAGAAAAGGGGCCGCCCTTTGCCTATTTTGATGGGTTGTGAACTTCTCTAAGTGCTTGGTATTGGCTGAATTATTTATATATTACGCTAAAAATGCGTTAAAAACGCTCTTTTTTGAACTGTTTCTTTGTGGGCTGTTGATTCTTCGGCTTTATTGAGTTACATTTGCTCGCGAAAACAAAAAAAGGATAGTCACTATGTACTACGAAAGCATCAAAGTTTTGGACTGCACCATCCGCGATGGTGGCTTGGTCAACAAGCACGACTTCTCCCTCGAATTTGTGCGTCGCCTTTACACCCTCCTGTCTGCCGCCGGTGTGGACTATATGGAAATGGGTTACAAGAACTCTCCGGATCTCTTTGACCCCAAGGAATACGGTCCGTGGAAGTTCTGCGATGACGATTTGCTCTGGAAGGTGAAAGACGGTATCGATTCCAAGATCAAGATGGCTGTGATGGCTGACGTTGGCCGCGTGAACATGGACGCCGTGAAGCCCGCCAGCGAAAGCCCGTATCAGATGTTCCGCGTGGCAAGCTACGTGAAGAACATCGACAAGGGTATCGAAATGGTGAACGCCTTCCACGACATGGGTTACGAAACCACCCTCAACATCATGGCCGTGAGCCGTGACCGTGGCCCGGAACTGGATGAAGCCCTGCACCAGGTGAACGAAGAATGCAAGGCCGACGTGCTTTACTTGGTGGACAGCTTCGGCGCATTCTACCAGGAAGACATCGATAAGGAAATTACCCGCTACCGCGGTATCGTAAAGGGCAAGAAATTTGGCTTCCATGGCCACAACAACCAGCAGCTGGCCTTCTCCAACACGATTCAGGCAATCATTGACCATGTGGATTACCTCGACGGTTCCGTGTCTGGCATGGGCCGCGGCGCCGGCAACTGCACCACCGAACTCTTGCTCGGATTCCTCAAGAACCCGAAGTACGACCTTCGTCCGGTGCTTGATGCCTACCAGGAACTGTTCTTGCCGCTTAAGGAAAAGTACGAATGGGGCTACATCATTCCGCAGATGATTACGGGTATGCTAAACCGTCACCCGCAAGATGCCATCGCCATCCGCAAGACCGAAGACAAGGACAACTACACCAAGTTCTATAATCATATGATGAATGACTAGGAGGCGAGCGTCGCAGGAACAAGCTTGCTTGTTCCTATGACCGAGCCGACGAGTCATGGGCTCGCGTAGCGAGACCAACGACTAATAAGCCTAGCATTGCGATAAACTATCCGGGTCTTAGGGCGGAGCCCTAGGAGAAGGGGTAGTGGAAAACGCAGCAGGGCTGCGATTGTAACGAGGGGGATTCTTCCCCCTTTGTTTTTTTACTAGCTTATACCTGTGCGCTACTTATTCCTGCTGATTGTACTTGTATTTGGGTTGTCTGTCTCGTTTGCGGCAGACGGCGTAGACTCGCTTGAATCAGAGAATAAGTTGTCCGAAATCAGCACGGTTCCCTTGCCGGGGCAGACCGCCTACATGGAACAGGGACTTTCGTTCGGGCTTGGCTTTGGCGTGTACGACCCGCTGGACGAATGCGACTGCATGGGCGCCTGGCAGGCACAGCTTGAGTACTTTTATAAAGATTGGATAAGCGGGGGAGTCAGTGCGCTCTTTTTCGGGGGCGACCTCGACCGCGACGCGATGATCGTTTACCAGCGGTACCGCCTGAATGTCAGGTTCCACATGGCGTCCGAAGAGTTCGACTTGTATGCTTCGCCGCTTCTGGGTTTTGAAAATACGAGTATCTCGGCGTTTAGAAAGCAGGTGCGCGGAAAGAAGACTGCCTCGGAACAGCGGCAGCATTACTGGTGGGATGACGATGCCGAAGATGACGAAGCCGATGTGGATTCCGTAGAAGTCAAAAATGACGACTGCCAAAAACTTTTTACGCTGGACGGTTTTTCTATCGGGCTTGCGCTGGGCGGCGGGTATGACCTGTCGGATTTGTTCGGCCTGACCGGCGAAGTTCATGTGGAATACAACTTTACCAAGGAATTCCTGCTGAACGTGGTTCCGGGGGTTGCCTTTAACCTGCGCGAAGTGTGGCCCTGGGCCAAGCGGACGCTCCGTTCGACCTGGATTTCGTTTGAAGTGGGGGCCCAAAAGGCCTTCAACAAGGATATTGACGGGTGGTCGAACACCTTTTTCCTGGGAATTCAGTTCGGGGCGTAGGGTAGACCTGCCTCCGAGGTTTGACACCTAAATCCCGATTTTCTATATTTGGTGCACCGATTTTTATCGGAACCCTCCCGGGGCCAATGTCGGTTTCCCGGGCGATAGACCAAAGGGACTCATTATATGAGACAATACGAAACGATGGTGATCATCGACGCTATGATCTCTGACGACGCTATCAAGGCCGAAATCGAGACTATCGCCGCCAACATCACCAAAGGCAACGGCGAAATCCTCCGCCGCGACGATTGGGGCAAGCGCAAGCTCGCTTACACCATCAAGAAGCGCCAGCATGGCTTTTACGTGATCTTCTACTACAAGGCTGAAGCCGCTACGGTCGCCTCTGTGGAAGCCGCTCTTAAGCTGAACGAAAACGTTCTCCGCTGGATGACTCTCGCTGATTATCCGATGAGCGAAATTGTTTATGACCAAACTCAGACCCAGTCCACCGAAGATATCATCCCGGTTGACGCAGAAGAAGGGGAGGCTGAATAATGGCTTTTGAAGATAAGAAGCAGGCAACCCGTATCCGCCGCAAGAAGACTTGCTGGTTCACGGAAAACAACATCAAGTTCATTGACTATAAGGACGAAAAGACTCTTCGTCGCTTTATCTCTGAACGTGGTAAGATCATTCCTCGCCGCATTTCTGGCACCTCCGCCAAGTATCAGCGTATGCTGAACGAAGCTATCAAGCGTGCCCGTCAGATGGCTATTCTCCCGTTCGTTTCGGACAGTCTGCGCTAAGGAGGAACTAGACTATGGAAATTATTCTTAAGGCCAACGTTCCCCACTTGGGCAAGATGCTTGACGTCGTGAAGGTTAAGGACGGCTATGCCCGTAACTACCTCTTCCCGCGCAAGCTCGCTGTTCGTGCTACTAAGGAAGCCAAGCTCGAAATCGAAAACAACCGCGCTGCCGTTGAAGCTCAGTTCCAGAAGGAACTCGCTGCCGCTGGCGATGTAGCTGCTAAGCTTTCTCAGATTTCTGTTAACCTCGAACGCCGCGTTGTGGAAGGCGAACGTCTGTACGGTTCTGTGACCGCTTCTGACATCGCTGACGCCATCACCAAGCAGGGCGTTAAGGTTACCCGTGCTCAGGTTGCTCTCGAAGAACCGATCAAGCAGCTCGGTGTTTACACCGTGACGATCAAGGTCTTCAGCGACGTTGAAGCTCAGGTCAAGGTTTGGGTGGTTGCAGAGAAGGCATAAGTCTTTTCTAAATCACTAGAAATCTTTCGGACCGCTCCTTCGGGGGCGGTTCTTTTTTTTTGCGTAAACTTTTTTAAGGCAGGCGCCGCCGGGCTTTTGACGTTTATAACAAAAAATGCGGACAAATGAATGACCGCATGCTGTTTAAATTTTGGTAGAAAATTACTTGTTGATGAACTGGGGAATGCCCTTGTACTTTTCCATGTTCTTCATGATGCTGGCCATTTCCCAGTCTTTCTCTTTGAAGCGGCGGCGGAGCAGGGCCACGAACACTTCCATGAGCATCAGGCAGTCGTAAACGGCGCGGTGCATCTTGTCGGATTCTATCTTCATGCTGATTTCGTCGCGGCGCTGGAACATGTTGGCCAAGATGCCGAGCTTGTGGGAACTGGCTTCAGGGAGGATCGCCTTGGAAATAGCGAGGGAGTCGATGACCGGGTTGCCGGGCACCAGCTGCGGGTTGTTCTTGTAGGCCACGCGCAAAAAGCTTGCGTCGAAGTTTGCGTTATGGGCGAGCAGAATAGAGCTCTGGCCGCAGAATTCGGTGAACTTCTTGATGGCGTCGCCAACGGCGGGGGCGTCTTGCACGTCGCTGTCGTAAATGTGGTTCACGGCAGAGGCTTCGGCCGGAATCATCATGTTCGGCTTTACGAAGGTTTCGAGTTCGCCGAGCAGCTTAGGCACGACTTTGCCGTTCTTGGTTTCGACGGTGAACTTGACGGCACCGATTTCAATGATTTCATCTTTCTGGTTGTTAAGACCTGTAGTTTCAAGGTCGAAGGCGACAAATTTCGGGGGCATTAAAATCACGATTCATTCCTTAGTTAATGAGTTATCACCTTGGTATATTTGCAGTCACAAAGATAATTTAATTTCGATGTCAATACGTGTCAGCGGCAGGGGCAAAACAAATTTATCCCATGTTTTTAGCGTGATGTGCGCGCCGTACCTGGCGCTGATTTGCCATAGGGGAGTGTTGCTTGTTTTGGAAAGCCAGAGCGAGCCTTTTTTGACTACGCCTGCCGGTCCGCGAGGGCCATCGAGAGCCATGCCTACAAAGCGGCCTTCGCGGAGCGGTGTAAGCAGGTGGCGTACGTTGGTGGCGCCGTGGGTGCTCGAACCGCGTGTGACACTGTAGCCGAGATTTTGTACGATGGTCGCGAAAAGGTCGCCGTCGCTGGACTCAGAAACGAGTGTGTGCACGCCCCAGTTTTTAAAGGCGGCGGCACTCGCGAGTAGATCTTGATGCCACACTCCAAGGATTCCCGGAGCAAACGACTCGGGCGTTTTGAGCCTGATGCGAAGGCTTTTAATCCAGAGGGTTACAAGAAATGCCTTGAACCTGACCTTGAAAGCGGGTTTAGCCATGCATAAAAGATAAAAAAATGCAAAAAATGCCCGGTTTGCCCTTGAAAAAGGGGATAAATTTACCTATATTGCGTTTCACTTTGGCGACGTACCCAAGTTGGTAAGGGGCGGCTCTGCAAAAGCCTTATTCATCAGTTCGAGTCTGATCGTTGCCTCTCAAAACTCCTTCTCACCCCGAGAAGGAGTTTTTTGATTCTGTTTATAATCGCTGTAGAATTGAGCGGTATTCGTGAGCAACAAAGCCCCTAGTATTAACTAGGGGCGGTTGCGACCTTTGGACACTTGGCCTTTTATACGACTCTTAGTGCTTTAGCACTTAGTGGAGTTATGCCCTTTGGGTAAGGCCTTAGTGTACATGGCCACCTTTAGGTGGGAGCGAGGCGATGTCACGTTTAATGAATGTTATAGAGCCGAATGGTCTATAGGATTTTTCCGGGGACGGCCACGGCCGCGTTTTACGGGAGTGCCGTCAGGCATCACGGTTGCTTCCGGGTGCTTTGCCTTAAAGAAGTTCTGAATCTTCTTGGCGCGTTCTTCGGCCTTTTGCTTGGCGAGGTCTGCTGCCGACACAATCACGGCCTTGGGCTTGTCGCCTCCCTTGATGCCAAATGATGCCTTGAGTACGCGGCCCGAGGCGGGCTTCGGGGTTTCCGAAATCATGGACTTGGGGGCGCTGTTCAAGGTCGCCTCTTTAAGCTTGTAGCTCGAAAAACTCGGGCTTTCTTGCGTGAAGGCGGTGCTCAGCATTTTCTGCTTTTCGGGCGGAAGTTCGCTCAATGCCGGGATTCCCGGAAGGGCGGTCTTGGGCTTGAAGTACAGGTCGCTTTGCTTGGGAATAGAGCCGAAAATCTCGTTGGCGATGTTCTGGGCTTCTTGGTATTCCTTCTGCTGCTTCTGGGCGAGGCGGTCTTTCTTGGAGGGCCTGGCGGCTCCGTTCTTGCGCTTGCCGCTGAAATCCTTCTTGATTCTTTCGGAATTCTGGATGATTTCTTCGTCGGTGAGGCCGCGGAGTTCCGGCGGAACTTCGATAATTTGGAGCGCAATGTTAGACAAATTCTGATCCATAAAACCCGATTTTTCGCCCTTTGAGGGCCTGTCAAGAGTGGAAAAAGTCATTTTATTGTAAAAAATGCGACCCAAATTTAAAAAAAATTGAAAAAAATGCTTGTCAAGACCTAGAAAAAAAATTTTTTTTGGACTATTTTTGTTATACATGCTTCGGTTTACTCAAGAAATATTACTTGCTCTCCGTGCTATCTCCAATGAAGAAGAAGCACATGAAATGTCTAAGAAGGCTCGAGAACAGTTCGATTTCCTTGGAATTCGCCTTGTTCCCCGCCGTGAGGTGACCTACCCCATATTCGACAAGTATCCTCCGAAAGATGGTGACGAATTGGTGGCTAGGGTTGAGGACATGTGGGCACAGCCGTATCGTGAAATCCAGTATGCGGCTTGCGACTACCTGTTCCGCCACAGAGTTCTGCTCGGTGGACAGCACCTTGCCTTCCTTAAAAAGTTAATCAAGACCCGTGCCTGGCGCGATACCGTCGATACGCTCGCCGCTTGCGTCCTGGGTGACTTGGCGCTCCGCCTCCCGGCGCTCCGTTCCAAGATTGCCTCCTGGATCCGCGACCCGAACGTGTGGGTGCGCCGCAGTGCGATCATTTTCCAGATTCAGTACAAGGATCGTACCGACTGGCCGCTGCTCAGACAGTTC includes:
- a CDS encoding PolC-type DNA polymerase III; the encoded protein is MPPKFVAFDLETTGLNNQKDEIIEIGAVKFTVETKNGKVVPKLLGELETFVKPNMMIPAEASAVNHIYDSDVQDAPAVGDAIKKFTEFCGQSSILLAHNANFDASFLRVAYKNNPQLVPGNPVIDSLAISKAILPEASSHKLGILANMFQRRDEISMKIESDKMHRAVYDCLMLMEVFVALLRRRFKEKDWEMASIMKNMEKYKGIPQFINK
- a CDS encoding DUF374 domain-containing protein, whose amino-acid sequence is MAKPAFKVRFKAFLVTLWIKSLRIRLKTPESFAPGILGVWHQDLLASAAAFKNWGVHTLVSESSDGDLFATIVQNLGYSVTRGSSTHGATNVRHLLTPLREGRFVGMALDGPRGPAGVVKKGSLWLSKTSNTPLWQISARYGAHITLKTWDKFVLPLPLTRIDIEIKLSL
- a CDS encoding DNA alkylation repair protein; translation: MLRFTQEILLALRAISNEEEAHEMSKKAREQFDFLGIRLVPRREVTYPIFDKYPPKDGDELVARVEDMWAQPYREIQYAACDYLFRHRVLLGGQHLAFLKKLIKTRAWRDTVDTLAACVLGDLALRLPALRSKIASWIRDPNVWVRRSAIIFQIQYKDRTDWPLLRQFCLTCAKDDDYYIRNGIGRALSEYARINPTEVRRFVQDNTFAEQTAQEILRLI
- the rplI gene encoding 50S ribosomal protein L9; this translates as MEIILKANVPHLGKMLDVVKVKDGYARNYLFPRKLAVRATKEAKLEIENNRAAVEAQFQKELAAAGDVAAKLSQISVNLERRVVEGERLYGSVTASDIADAITKQGVKVTRAQVALEEPIKQLGVYTVTIKVFSDVEAQVKVWVVAEKA
- a CDS encoding aldolase catalytic domain-containing protein, with translation MYYESIKVLDCTIRDGGLVNKHDFSLEFVRRLYTLLSAAGVDYMEMGYKNSPDLFDPKEYGPWKFCDDDLLWKVKDGIDSKIKMAVMADVGRVNMDAVKPASESPYQMFRVASYVKNIDKGIEMVNAFHDMGYETTLNIMAVSRDRGPELDEALHQVNEECKADVLYLVDSFGAFYQEDIDKEITRYRGIVKGKKFGFHGHNNQQLAFSNTIQAIIDHVDYLDGSVSGMGRGAGNCTTELLLGFLKNPKYDLRPVLDAYQELFLPLKEKYEWGYIIPQMITGMLNRHPQDAIAIRKTEDKDNYTKFYNHMMND
- a CDS encoding glycoside hydrolase family 9 protein, with the protein product MKKFSKPTLLTASLATCAFASNTFFINEAGYDNDKPVSIVVQSTDELEGTEWTLWFDPEDGSTGSPVATEKFGKGVNPDNWAKSGKYYFIDLTQVLPTYTTALPANPVVEPGHFHIEVATGSPTASNKFYVGEKTLAQKTLAMVMDYFYNDRADKAPINEWDQKVPVYGKDNVTRDVHGGWYDASGDVSKYLSHLSYANYLNPQQIPLTVWSLAFAAERIPTLLASTSTKAKTAEEAAYGADFLVRMLDEQGFFYMTVFDNWGMGSRYLCAFSGDDGKKSSNYQTAFREGGGMAIAGLARVAALRVNGDYTSEQYLEAAEKAYAHLSEKQSIGGNCAYCDDGKENIIDDYTALLAATELYAATGKDKYLLDADKRAESLSGRLSKDGYFWSDDDKTRPFWHASDAGLPLIALIRYAEVGLLFCTGGRCNSLDVGDTIKKHYDWLLSITDKVENPFGYARQAYKTGGEIKEGFFIPHDNESGYWWQGEDARIASLAAAVAYATHSMHKIEGHDGGDKYAANQLDWILGKNPYGVSMMYGIGKKNPAKYDGTSDYDATLEGGIANGITGKNKDGSGIAWDDDGVEYVGFPYDEPWHNWRWVEQWLPHSTWYLMALATRYDEKSIEIDSFGSAIPKSNIAKAQSFDVRLQGRTLAVNAAGVRASSVELFTLNGSKIASSPLTAGKATLKLDNVQSGIYMVKVNGLAAKKIAIK
- the rpsR gene encoding 30S ribosomal protein S18 — encoded protein: MAFEDKKQATRIRRKKTCWFTENNIKFIDYKDEKTLRRFISERGKIIPRRISGTSAKYQRMLNEAIKRARQMAILPFVSDSLR
- the rpsF gene encoding 30S ribosomal protein S6 — translated: MRQYETMVIIDAMISDDAIKAEIETIAANITKGNGEILRRDDWGKRKLAYTIKKRQHGFYVIFYYKAEAATVASVEAALKLNENVLRWMTLADYPMSEIVYDQTQTQSTEDIIPVDAEEGEAE